aatttgtaCAGGAGTCATATGCTCCAAAATAAGCTTTGGGCGACATTAAAAGTTACacttgataatattttaaatataccAAAACTAAGGAGCTATACAATGGAAGGATCGCattttactaaaatatATGTAATTCCCTATCCAGACTGTTATCCCTCATACAGATAATTAGTATAAGTTATTTATGGTAGCATTACTTTGATCATGGATGTAGTTTTCAATACACAGGTTCGGTTCGAACCTAGTGGACCAATTGGAGTCtcctttaaaaatgtatgCACTCACAGAGCTACAAAACGATGGAGTTAAGGATGGTAATTGCTTAGAAACCatattaattagtatattagcGATGGGAACAATATAGTTAGGAATATTTAAAACACTGTTATTGAGatttgatttaatttaatttagtgGAGGAATATATGCTGGAGCATTTGAATGGTGAAACCCCGGACAACAAACATCTCAGATTTTATTCGTTTGCAGTTTCAGGCGAACTCGAGATCATTAATGATTTAACTGTATATTATAAAGAATACTATTTTAGGGCCATTGAGCTCACTTCAGGCTACTGGGTCTGGTGTTATTGGAAGAGCAGAGAAGATTTCAAGGTACCATTGTACACATTTCTACATATAACCAGTAGTAAGattaaatactattattactaggagaatataatatcttaaattatagaataaaaaaaaGGAGAAGGGACGGATACCTATGCTGTCAATTGCtttaattgataaaaatagGATAGACAACCACGAGTTTTTTGTACGTTATACAGATAAGAACGGATACAAACAAGAGTTTCTGGCAAAGTGTATTAATCGGAGCAGGGATTCATGGGTGGCCTGCATGAATGAGTTTATACAAATGGCAAGAACAGTGTATTTCAATAGTGATAGGTACCAACGTTTGAGGAACCAACTAAACATTGACCCTTCTGCCTTCAAGGAAGATATGGGCGGATCGCCAAGGTTTAGGTTAATCGGCGAAGGTTCTGATTCAGACGACGATGATAACGAAGAGGAGGATCCAGGAATTGATTCCAATGAATTAAATGACAAAATGGACGAAAATTCTGAAGAAGATGATCATATGTACCCACACAAATCTGAAGATGATTCTCAATACGCATCGATGGAAAGAAACATCCTGGAAAACAACATAAAACTCATGGAATCCAATTTCTAtagaaatttttaacaaaaatttattacaaattaacCATTCGAGTTTAATCTAGATTTATTTGTCACAACAACTCCATCCGTACACACCCCGCAAAATTGTctaaaatgtataaatgaAGTTTAAAGTGGAAATTATCacttttgtaaaatattgattttaaactttaatttttaatttagtttatatTACTTTTTACGCTATTTTCAAACTTTTGGCTCACACTGGTGTGTGACCAAGTATAAACAAAATCCTTGATATCCCCTTAAAATACCGATTTCtctaaattttcaaatcattaacatttatttaaatcagGGATTTATAAGAATTCGTACTCAATCGTCCACATACTTTACCATTTCGTTGCGTAGTCGCATCAGgaattttttagttttagTACAAAAATCGTTGAATGTGCATTTTTTTTCCCTACAAAATGGCACTAAAATCGACCGATACACAAGATTCCACACCGGACTCCTCAGAGAAATCAGAGTTAAACTCCGAGTCTGAGTCACCCGATGTGAAGGTGAAAAAGGATACATTAACATCCAAGAAGGACCGGAGAAAAGgcaaaaaaattataccTAAGGATGCAAATCTTCTCAAAAATATACCTGAAGAGCACTATTTCAGTGATGTGTCTGGTGTCTACTACCACTTCAAGAAGATGGAATGGCGAACGATTTGCAAGGACCCTTTTAACAACTCTAAGAGATCTCAGAAGACATTTGGCATTAACAAGTACGGTTTCTACGAGGCTAAACGCAGGGCTGAGAACAAGGCTTTTGAAATCACTGAAAGGAATCACATCTCGAAGGTTCTGAGCGCCTGTAACCAGAATCTCTTTTCCGAAAACCACCTCTGCCAGATACCTTCTTACCCTTCTACTTCTTATACCAATTCTCAACTCGATAATGCTAACAATATTTCCCTCAAAAACGTTTTTGATAATAGCCCTTACAGTGGCAAAATGCCTCCAAACTACAACAATTATAGTTGCCATAACGGCAATTTTATGgtttatcatttaaatgaCACCACTGCTTTGAACAACTTACCACAACCTGTACCATATGGTCCAATTCCAGCTGTAAATAATAGGTTTTACCACTCAGTTCCTCACTCAATGCCCTGCCCTCTCCTCTCAATGGATAACACCAAAACCTGTTTAGCCAACAATACCCACACTTAACCAACTGcagtttaatttttaacatttactTTACACTTTATACGGATCATGGtttaatagtaatatacaTTTAGTTAGATATTAAGTTAATCTATCCAAGTACACagtgtatattatattagtaGTAGTATAGTTACATTGGCCTGTCAGATTACTAAAGAGGAATCATCCTAGTTGACAATCTTGCCGATTATTGTccaaatttgaaaaaaagATGAGAATCCATCTCGGAACAAATTTGATTTCGCCAAAGGGCGTGTGCGATTGTCTAAAAGATTTACTGTTCAAACGGTTAGTGTAGGAACAAAGATTTCTTTTAGTGGCAAGATTGAGCACTTTCGCCAATGCTTACTAGTCATTAGTATATCATCATTCAGGCTTAGATTATGTAGCATATTTATGAAACTAGTACATTAAGTCTAAAACCAATATCATGTTTCCTAAGTTAATCCATTTCCTTATTCATTTTAGCATttaattgtatattttataccaGATTGGAAGTAATTTTTCATCTATAAGTTTACAGCATATAACAGTTCCCTCAGAATCTCCACTGAAAATGTAACCCTAAATactaataaaaaaatttcaaattacATTCTTGGCAACTACAGACTTGACCCTCTTATTGTGTAATTTACTACTGGCTAAAACTGATCCTACAGCAGTCGTAATCAGTGTGTCATACCTTTATCAGAATCACCATGAGTGTCAACATTATGAATAGAAACCAGTCCTGACTTGAATCCGACAACCACAGCAGAGTCTGCATACCAAGAACAAcatattactatagttataattatttaaatatcaAGTTAtggtataataattttgaaaatacCTTTATCATTTGGAAGCGATTTAATGGTTTGAAATGTATCATCTTCACTACTGCACACAAATACCTATCATTAGTATTTATAAACTGGATATATTAGTAGGTATTAAGTGATACCTGATTTTCTGatgataaaatgtatttagAGCCGTTTGACCATTTGACACTTAATGGTGTAAAGTTAAGTTTAGTGTTGAAAATACAGGTTTTAGAGTTTAGGTCCCACAGCCTTAGGTAACAGTCAAGGCCGACAGAGATAAAGGCCTTGCCTTCGGAGTGAAACGATAGGCCTGAAATCTCCTTTTTATGGCCTTTAAATGACTTTTGAAAGCTCAAGTCccttgttaaaaataaggAAATTTCGCCGTATTCGTTTCCTACCAAAACTGAGCCCTTATTTACTCCTCCGAAAACGGCCACCGAAGTGATGTAACCTTCTGGAAGCATTATTTCGCCATGTTTAGTACTCttttcaatattatacactcTAAAAACACATTAGTGCAGTGTTTGGAGATTTGAACCAAATCATGTTAGATTTGGtctaatataattaaagtTAAGTGGAGGAATACTGTACTGTTTCATCGGAGCCGCCGCAAACTAGGACGTTACTATGTAAATCCATACACTTTATGGAACCCTATAGTTCAAAATTTAGATAAAGAGCCTACTTGGGAGCATAGAAGCCTGAAAAGCTGTGTAAAAGGTTTATTCTGGCCGTTAATTTCCTCATGTTCAGAGGGGCCATCTGAGGAAGGATTCTCTGGAATTTTCAAACTTTTGAGCTTTTCGGGATCATAATCTAAACCGATCAAAACACCTTCGTAACCTCCGCAAATTAGAAgcattttatatatt
Above is a window of Theileria parva strain Muguga chromosome 2, complete sequence, whole genome shotgun sequence DNA encoding:
- a CDS encoding AP2 domain protein; translation: MCIFFPYKMALKSTDTQDSTPDSSEKSELNSESESPDVKVKKDTLTSKKDRRKGKKIIPKDANLLKNIPEEHYFSDVSGVYYHFKKMEWRTICKDPFNNSKRSQKTFGINKYGFYEAKRRAENKAFEITERNHISKVLSACNQNLFSENHLCQIPSYPSTSYTNSQLDNANNISLKNVFDNSPYSGKMPPNYNNYSCHNGNFMVYHLNDTTALNNLPQPVPYGPIPAVNNRFYHSVPHSMPCPLLSMDNTKTCLANNTHT
- the PAK1IP1 gene encoding WD domain G-beta repeat protein, coding for MLLICGGYEGVLIGLDYDPEKLKSLKIPENPSSDGPSEHEEINGQNKPFTQLFRLLCSQGSIKCMDLHSNVLVCGGSDETVQVYNIEKSTKHGEIMLPEGYITSVAVFGGVNKGSVLVGNEYGEISLFLTRDLSFQKSFKGHKKEISGLSFHSEGKAFISVGLDCYLRLWDLNSKTCIFNTKLNFTPLSVKWSNGSKYILSSENQVFVCSSEDDTFQTIKSLPNDKVICCSWYADSAVVVGFKSGLVSIHNVDTHGDSDKGSVLASSKLHNKRVKSVVAKNGYIFSGDSEGTVICCKLIDEKLLPIWKHDIGFRLNVLVS